The genomic stretch ataacttgttttgtcaatagaaatattttaataataatttatttagtttagtatttatataaaaaactgAATAAAATAAATGATTAAACAAGAAATTTAAAGGTTCAAAATGACATTTTTAATTTGACGGAACGATACTTTTGATGTTCGGAGGGAGTTGTGTGTATTTAGGCACCTCGATAGCAACTCGAAAAGCAGGAGCCTGGAGCAAGGACCAAGTAGACCAGCAGCTAGCGTATGTACACGTAGCGCATGCGGCCATGTGGGCATTTGTTACATTACATGCGCGCGCCGTTGTTTCTGAGGAAGAAGAGACGGACGGCAAGGGCTGCTTTACATCGATTCATCATCAATCGTGCGCAAAATGGaaggccgccaccgccaccatgGGCGGCGGGGGAGACTACCACCGGCCACGCGGGATTGTGTGGCGCTGTCGCTGTGTTCGTCCTGGTCTCCATCGGCCACCCTGGCGTTCCTTGCGTACGTCGCCTGCTTTTCCGGTCCAGGttgtggcgccgccgccggtggaCGTGGACTATACCAATGGTGGAGGTGGCAGGGTTCCGCGGGCACGTCCGGCGAGCTCCGGACCAACGTCGACAGGTCGTCTGGGGTCGCCGCTCGCACGCCGACGTCCCTGTCCGCGTCGTGTTTGGCATCGGCGGCGCGGCTAGCTCGGACGtggggccgccgccgcgggtACGGTGGAGCTGTGGTGGCGGCCCGGGCAGACGCGCGGCCACGTCTGGCTGGCCGGCTCGCCGGCGAGCCCGTCTCGGCGGACGCGTCCCGGTTCGGGCGCCGGCCGGGCGTCGGCGTCGCGAATGGCGAGGATCGTGGCCGTCGTGACCGCGGCGGCGCCGAGGTGCGGTGGTTCGTGATGGGCGACGACGACCACAGTGTTCTTCCCGGAGAATCTGCTGACCGTGCTTCGCAAGTACGACCACGAGGAGATGTACTACGTCGGCGCGCCGTCGGAGAGCGTACATGGCGCAGGTGTACCCGTGGGCCGTTCCGGCGCATGAGCTGGAGGTCCCACTGCAGGCGTTCGATTGAGGAAGACGACAGCCGACGGGCTGTCGTTCGTGTTCAACACCCAGCCATGGAAGCCTGCCGACAGCGCGTGCGCCCGGCCCCTGACGTTCTTCCTCAGCCGCGTCCGGAACGAGACGGCGCCGGCGGTCACCGTGACGGAGTACACGAGGCACCACGTCGTCGGGAAGCAGCCGGAGAAGGAGCGCTCCAAGCATGTTTCATCCAGGCACCGCGGCGGCATTGCTGCAATgctgcgagaccgagagggatgGGCCGGGCACGGTTCTGGAGGTGCGGATACGGCGGTGCGCCGCCGGCAGAGGAGAGCTCGCCGTCTCCACGCCGTAGATCCATCCATCTTGTCGCAGCACCGCGCCCACGGGAGCGATAATCTGGCGAATGGTGCAGAGGAGAACGGTGAAAGATTCTCACCGTGGCCACAGGTGACAGGTTCACTTCTCCAAACCGGCATGTAAATTGCATATATTTACTAATAATATACTTTTAAACTAGAACCAGTTAGGATTTTTCGGTTGGTCAAAGGCTTTGTTCAGTTCCCATAAACCTTGCGGCACGTGCATGGTGCATttaatatatatgaaaacaaaaattaattatacagtttatctgtaaatcgcgagacgaatcttttaagcctagttactccataattggacaatgtttattaaataaaaacgaaagtgctacagtgtcgaaatccaaaaatttttgcgaactgaacaaggcctaaatcatcATGGTAAAACTACCTTTACAAAAGGCACAATTGATTGCATATTTACCATTAGAAATTATTGAAAACCCACATGTTCCTTTACAATTTTGAGGTTAACAAGTTTTTCAATTTGAAGTCCATTAAAAACTCAAATATTTGTTTTAAGTCCTCATATTTTGATATtcatttttttgaaattttcaaaaaaaatctcaAACAGAGACACAATCTGTACCAATTTTATAGTGGCGGCAAATATGTAAAAAAAGAACTAGTTTTTCAATAGCAATAATATTTTGCTTGATACATCCTCTTCGTTAACATACATCGAGCTTCAAGTTTCGAGTTAGGGCTAGAGGATTGAGGTTTGGCAATTTTTTGGACCAACATTTGGCGCCAATTTCATCACATAGAATCTATCCAACTAGATCATATTTGGATGCCCATGTATTGACCTCAGTCCATGTAGATTAATCTATGagtatccaaacaaggcctgagttatTGTTAGTTTGTGAATGATTCCCACATTGACCAACATATATACAAACTTCCATgtattgaaaagaaaataatcaAACGAACCAAATTATATGTGTCTTTAGTCACTATTTTAAAAGGAACGTACAATCATACACCTAGAAAACAAACATTTATCTGTCCATCTCAATCCATGTGCGTTAAAGTGGTTTTAAATGAAACTAAACTAAGTTTAAGCAAAATCCACGTCAAAACACACGTAGGTACAAGTGCATATCTTAGTTGGAGTTGAACGACTAAACATAATGAGAAGGTGTTATTATCAAGTAATATAATGTACTTCCTCTGCTTCGAACAAACTAATTTATATCActaatttataaataaatattattatttataacATTAAATAAAAGCCTCTATTTAGAAACGGTAGGGGTAAAGGATTTCTAGCATTGTACGTACACGCTAACACGCCTATATTTGCGGTGATGCATCTGGAGCGGACACGTGACGTTGTTGTCGCTCCTTGAGGAGTCGGGAGTGGATCCTGGCCAGCGTCTCCCGGAACCTGCCGAGGTCCAGGCTCACGTTCTGCCCTCGCAGGTACACGTGCTCCACAAGCTCCCACTCCTGCTTCCCCTGCTCCCGCCTCGCCCGCGCCGGGTCGGCCACGACGACGTGGCCCGCCGGGTACCTGCGGCTCAGCGAGCTCTCGCGCGCGCTCACGTCGTACTGCTCGTAGCGCAGCCCCATCCTCGCCGCCGGCACGCCGAAGAGGTTGCGCGAGAGCATGGCGATCCCCAGCGGCGCGATCTGCAccagcgccgcgccgccgccgccggggcgcAGGAACAGGAACGCCGTCAGGTCGGCGCCGTGCACGCCCACCAGCGCGTCGTACGAGCTCACCGACGCGTACACCGCCGACAGCGGCACCCCGGTGGCCGTCTCCATGACGTCCACGTCGAACCCGACCGACGCCGCCAGCGCCGCCACGGCCGCCTGGTTCTCGATCACCCGCCTCCCCTTGCGCGACACGATCCCGAGCCGTGGCCGCCGGTCCCGCGGCGCCGGCGTCGTCTCCTCCGTCGTGCTGCtgcttccgccgccgccgccgccgtcgtcgtacACGCCGGCGAGGAAGTCGTGGAAGTCGACGATGGTCCTGTTGTCCCGGAGCCTGGTGGAGTTGACGGCGAGGTAGTCGTGGTAGCGGGTCCCCACGACGGCGCCCGGGAAGCAGTGCGTCTGCGTGTCCCTGAGCAGGTCGATGACGCGGTACCTTGACAGGCCGGAGAGGATCTCGCCGTAGGTCCCCGCCCACCGCGGGCTGTACGAGAGCACCGCGAGCACGACGCGGCGGCGGAGGTGCTGCGCCGTCAGCCACAGCGGCAGGAACCCGTCGTTGAAGACGTGGAACATGTTGTGGCTGTACCCGCCCGCCGTCACCACGAAGACCGGCGCGTCGTGCCGCACGTCGCACCGGTGCGCGGCACCGGCGGCGGCCTCGGCCTCTGTCCGGACCACCCGGCGGAGCCTGACCTCGTGGATGGTCTTGGTGATGTAGGCGTCCCACTTGCGCGTGTAGGGCCGTATCCGCTCCTCCGTCACAGCCGTCGACGACGCGCCTTGCCCTTGCGGCGGCGGGAACAGCAGGAGCGACAGGGACGCGGCGTCCGTGCGCACGTCGCCGGACATGAAGCAGACGTCGGAGTGGTAGTCGGAGCGGTCGCAGCAGATGGTGTGGCTGGGCAGGGACGAGCACGGGGAGCCCACCTGGTTGTCAAGAACCACCTGCTGCTGATGATgcagcgcgccgccgccgtgttcCTGGTCTGCCGCAGCCGCACCGCCGCGGCCAGCACCATGCTCCAGCGGCCCGCCGAGCGGTGGTGCTGGTGCTGCAGACGACGACGGCGTACGGCTCGTGGAGGAGCTGGGCCTGGGCGCGGAGGAGATTATTGCGAcgatggcggcggcgccgtACGGGGCGGCGGGCCCGGAGACGACGAAGAAGCGCGGGGCGTAGACGACGGCGCACAGGGTGACGACGGAGAGCACGAGGAAGAAGTGGGCGAGGAACGCCCCTCTGCCGCCCTTGCTGGCCTTGCTGACGGCTGCTGCCGCACCAGCTGCGTCGTCCATGGCGGGCGGCTTGAGGCCggacgccgacgacgacgccTTTGATGAGGCCGCCATGGTAGAATTTTCTGCTAGGCGGTCGTCGCGTCGCGTCGGTGTGGAACGGAATTATATCAGAACGGGCCGGGGGACCGGGGTATTGCTTCGCGTGCGACGGATCAGtgacgctgctgctgctgccgtgtGTTTGTCTCTATTCTGACTCCATGCTAGTCACTACACTGCTACACACGATGGTGTAAGCATGATGATGTGCAGCTAATAAGGGAAGGACAACCAAGCTGATGATACAAGAAATTTGTTTCGGTTCACATAATAATAACGACCCTGCCTGCCTTCCTGCACGGGCCGAAGTACCGGAAGGCCATGTGGTGGGGCGTTTCCCCCTGCCTGCTGTCTTCTTCTAGTAGCAGTGGAGCACGTCGCATGCATGTGCGACTACAGGTGTCTTACTAGGGTCAATGAGTACTACGTGTCAAGCTACTCTACGCTGAGAGTAGTAACGCACAGTTTGCTTGGGAGTGGTAACGCCGCCCAGTTTGCTTGCGACGCTGAGAGTAGTAACGCCCAGTTTGCTTGCGCCTGGTCCATAAATActgtgcatggagtattaaatattaaatatagactatttataaaattaaaaacatagctagagaataatttgcgagacaaattttttaaacctaattagttcataattaaacaCTAATTGTCCTCTGGTCGGGGTCTAATTCTGTCGGTGGTGAGAAATGCAAGGTGTCATAAGAGACCGTTTGCCATCCAAAAGAGCTGGGCGGCCTGGGGGTTGCAGACTTGAGGAGAGTTGGCATCGCGCTAAGGGTGCGTTGGGAGTGGCAGGACCGCACCACTCAGCGCCGCACCATTCAGTGCTTGCAACTTGGTTCGACTGATCGCGCGGCGCGAGCGATATTCCAGGCAGCAATGGCGCTGACCCTAGGAAATGGACACTCCACCCTTTTCTGGACTGACAGGTGGCTTGACGGTTGGACCGTTAAAGAGATCGTGCCTCTGATCTTTGCATCGGTGATTCGGTGGGATCAAGAAAGAGAGGAGCAACGGTAGCCGAAGCCCTGCACAATCACAATTGGGTGCGCCATATTGTGTTCAGGCCTGGTGTTTGGCCGATTATAGACAGTTGTCGGCGCTTTCCCTCTAGTTGTTGTGCTGCCTATGTCGCGCTTAATCTAGCGTCTTTCCTGATGTAATCACAATCTCGTGTCCACTGCTTTTGGAGTTTTGGTAACCAGAGATTACCGATACTTAGATGGCTCTGTAACAAAATTTCTTTCTGCTTAATGAAAAACATGCTTAGGCATGATCGCTAaaactaattgccaaataaaacaaaaatgctacattaCGTGTTAAAATTTAACACCATCAACCAAACATCTTTGTCTCAAAGAGAGTTTCAAGTGAGTTGCATTTGTATTAAATAATTTGCCACATATGCATGACATGACAGTGTACTCAAGAAGAAAGAACTCTCTTGGCACAGTTAcaaactctctatgagtcttaAAAATAAATGCCTCAATCAATGCCTCCATTGATTGAGGTTGTTTCGTTCtactagtttcatttatctcataTGGCATGACATACTGACATGACAATGTTAAAAATAACACCATAAAACTTAttattgagactgacctaaaaTGTATACGTCAGTGTCAAAGTCGAGACATGTGTCAGTGTCAAAGTCGAGGCGCGGACACTCTTCCCCTTGGCGCCTCGCCGACAATCTCTCCCCATATCTCGCCGATTTGACTCCGGATTACGGCATTCATCGACGTGGGATCCTGGTCCGTAATCGAGTCTGATACACGCGATCACATCGTGGCCCATGAATGTGCACAACTTTCGGAACAAAATTCTTTCGACACGAGTCCAAAAACTCCTCCCATCTGGAGTACGTAAAAAAACTTGAGGCATCTAGCGTACTATCTATCTCATGTGTAGATCGATGTGGTCCCACAGTACGTCCCACCATGCATGCACACATCTCTTAAACAAAAAGGTTTATCAATGAGGGCGATAAATAGGGCGGGCGCCAGCCCACGCTGCTTCCGGTTCCAGAGGTGCTGCACTGTCACACCCACGATGGCAGGAACCCGTCGTTGAACGCGTGGAAGTAGTTACCGTTGTATCCCCCCGCCGTCACGACGTGGACCGGCGCGTCGTGCCGGACGTCGCACCGGCGGTGCGCATCTGCCTCCCCCGACCGGGCCACCACACGGAGCCGCACCTCCTGGAATGACCTTGCCGTCCCACTTGCGCGTGTACAGACGTATCCGTTCCTCCGTGACCACGGTGGCTCCCGGCGtcgatcggcgacggcgcccgcGGCGGGAACAGCAGGAGCGACAGGGACACGGTGTCCGTGCGCACGTCGCTGGACCTGAGGCagctagaattttttttttttgaaactgctTGCTGGACGAGAGAGGAACGAACATTAAACATACTAGAACATTTGGCGCCCTTCCAACGCCCTACTGTGATTTCAAGAATAAAGTAACTTTAATTGTCATGTATGAATGATATGATAACAAATTTAATTTGCACCTCAAACATTTTCATGCACAGCACGAAAAGATTCTTCTACAAATAAGAAATTGCAATCTAGAGATTGCTCAATGCACTGCTAACAGTCCTAAAATAATTTATAGATACCGAGCAAGAatcagccttgtttagtttccaaaatttttcaagattctccgttacatcgaatcttgcggcatatgcatgaaacattaaatatggataaaaataataactagttgcacagtttacctataatttgtaagacgaatcttttgagcctagttagtctatgattggataataattattaaataaaaacgaaagtgctacaatagcgaaatccaaaaattttcgcgaactaaacaaggcctaaagttcTAGTAGCACACGAATTTAACATATGTTAGTGAGGCATTTCAGTACATTTAAGGCATTTCGATGAGCCTGTGCTAATTAACAAATAGATTACTCCAAGTCAAGACATATCAAGCAGAGCATGTGCTAATGGACAAATAGATTACTTAGAAATATGAAGCAATATGGAACTGACAGATCAGTATTGACCGAAGTATCATCCTGAAAAAAATTATTGTACTAAATTGTTtgcctatattttttttatggtaGACCGCTGAACCGTGAGAGAATGGTGGCTGTAAAAATGCATCTTTATTTCTACTCAAAGCTATACGTTGCTAAAGGAGAATTTATAATGTGGTGATCTAAAGCAACCTGCTTACTGCAAGCAACAATTTAAGTTGCCTACTGCttgctaacaacaaggagtgaccTTGCGGATCAAATGACCCAAACCAGACCTACAGAGATAAATCAGTACATCTCATATGAGCGAGATCCACAAGCAATTGGAGAAGTAAATTTAGATATATTGAACTTTCGAATCAGAACATCTAACAACACCAAAAGTATAAGAACTTACTTGTATGCATTTAAGGTTAAGATCTGACACTACATTAAAGTCACCGACGGGAAACCTACAATAGACAAGATCTTTACTTAAAGATCAGGAGAGCACACAGACATCAGACATCAGACATGGTGCTCCTTAATACCATGCCAAGGTGTTTAGCTATGGAAACTATAAGCATCAGACTAAGAAGCAAGtcaatatcaccttgtgatgGTAGCTAAGCAATTAATATTGTCAAAAAGGCTAATAGCTACATGAATTTTGGTTAAATATTTTACACCAAGAACTTTGAAACCTACTCGCACAACATGTCGCCGATGAGCATCAACATGAACACTGTTTGGGAAGAAAGGACTGAACAACAGATTAGTTTTTGGAAAAGTGGagggcttttatgcaaaatagGCAAGGACGTGTGTCACCGCGCCGAGAAGCCACCACCAATGCTTTGAATGCTGCGGTGCGAGGAGAATCGAGTGACTTTTAATCAACCCCGATAGGACCCGGTCTAGCTATCAGTCAACTTGTAGAGGCAGATAATCAACCCCAAGAACCATTCGTTCCTCTTAACAAGGACACTGCACACTGTTATTTTACGTGGATACGGGTGACTTCGTGCTTAAAGTCGTGGCGTAACGAAATCTTATTTGCTTTCCACGGACATTTTTTTTTCCCATGATGCATAGTGTCTGCACTCATCGCTTATAAACACACATATACGCAACAAATCCCGTGGACAACCATAAGAAACTGTGCCAACACATATTAGGATTGATGAAATCATCACATGTCTCTTACTGCTAATACATTGCCGCCACAAAAAGAATATCATATTAAAACTTAGAATAATCTAGAAAAATACAAACGTTCTTACAAGTTGAGGAATTAAATCATGGTGGATAAGTTCCACCACAAGAATGAAAAAAACTTTTCTCTGAAAGAATACAAAACATGAACAACCAATAGTTTCTCACAAGATCTAGGAAAGCCGTGAATTCAAGATCCATTTATCAACTCTAGAAGATGAATGTTGTTAGATACACTAAAGAAAATAATACAAATTGAACACATCGATGCATCCTTTCCAAGGGTGTCTCCGGAGGACCTGGAACAAAAACGACTTTAGATGGGTTTGTCTACTGAAGTGTTTGGTAGGGCTCCTGAGGGAGCCAAAGCTTTAGAGGAGCCTACCAGATAGGGCCTAACCATGCTACAATTTATCCATATGCGCACCCCATAAAAAGAGAGAAATGATTATTTTACTGTCGTTAGCCTCGACCACTAACCTTGTCGCCGTGGCAATCTCGTCACTCAACCGATCCACCTCCTCCAATTACCCCTACAAGCTGCCTTAGAGCCGCTTCTCGCCCCTGCATTGAACTCGCTGCGGCTGATGGTGCCCTTCCTGCTACTCCTCACCTCACCGCCACCGTTGAGTGGCTTCTACCTTGACCATCCCTTTATAATTACCAGACACCCCAAATCTCTAACACCTAAGGCCCTAACCCTGAATCTAACTATTGTTCTAAAAATTGTAGCCACCACAGCGCTCCcatgagagagagggagggaggcaaAGAGACATCCTACCTACCATCACCTCCTCCGTTGTCACTAGTTTCGTGGCACTACAAATTTGGAGGAGCTCGATTTCTGCCTACATGGTAAAGCTCGCTTACATGGTGATGAATTTGGTAGagagggtgggggtggggggtgAAGCAGCTTGATGGCCTCGTGCGGCGATCGGATAAGTGTTAGTGTTTGGCAGAAATGACAGGCGTTAAATTATTTTAGAAAATCATCAAAACTACATTGATACAAATTAGAAACAAATTACTACTATTAAATAATAGAATAATGTTTTAATGCTAGAGatacttagggcactcacaatgcagactctatcatagagtctaaagttatttattacctcgaataatgtggacttagagcctaaataagacttggagtcttagtttttctacctttttcttcaataaatatgctgccacatcagcaaaatatcataaataatatgtaactaattatcttggactctgtgatagagtcttgcattgtgagtgccgttATACCTCTGGAGGGATTCCGTGTGCCATACCATAATCTTTGTGTTAATGGGAAGGTTGCTAATTAGTTGGCACATTTAATGGTGTAATGGCTTAGAGGGCTGTCACTTCATTCCATATAGATATGTTGTAGATGTGACGTTTCATGCACCCAAAGAAATAAAACTTTCAATTTCTCCACCTATTATTCGCCTAACTATAATGTTTTGGTGCTAATCGGTATTTTTCTTACCAGCTTTTGTTCTCGGTACGCAGCAAAGGAGGATGAGTGATATAAAGTTCTCTTGCTTCGTGAAGGTTGCATGAGGGAGGCATCAATGCGACTATTCAACTAGTTTTGTTGTCATCATCAAACCCAGTATAATTTCGTATTTATCATGATGATCACTCAGTAGCAAGTTATATTGTGTGGATCATGTGATAGCTTAAGATTTGCATACAAGAGATTTCTTGTATGAATGAGCTTTAATCAATAACTTGTATATCAACATTAATCATTAGTATCTGGTAGAAAATAATTATGTATAAATTTTAGTATCAAGGTTACTTATAACTTGCAAGCACCGTTACACTAAACTTACtattaaacattaaatattttcaaaatatgTACAATTTAGATCTAGTTTTGTCGATCTTGTCGGTCATAGAAAACGCTAGTAACATGCAAATGGATGCtaataatataattaatataGCAAGTACGGACATCACATGTTTTTGACGTTACATGCATGCTAATCTCAATTCTCAACCCCAAGagtaagaaaacaaaaaaaaattgggcTGTACACTGTACAATTTTTCATTCATTTATTATAGAAGAAGAAGATGTCTCTTAGTGTTGCGGTGGGCTTTCATGATGGTAGCGGGCCAGAAGGCGGGAGGCCCATCCTCTCACGCGCCCGCGGCCAGTTAACGGCCCATATAATCCACACATCAGGCCAGCCGCCGCTGGCCATTGCACCTGTGGGTTGTGGCTGATTCAGTATCTCTAATCCAATCCTTTATGTTCCTTTTTAAATGGTCAGTTCATTATCATGGTCGACAAAGCCAATTTTTAATGGCCAGTTGATTATATCATGGTCGACAATGCCAATGCAAGCTGGACAGGGGTAGACCATGATGgttatctacaacatttataaaGTAAAACCCCACTAGTATTTTCTCCTGACATACAAGGGGTCCACCTCAATAGTCCACTATCATTTATAATTAAACTTTACTAACATAAGAATTATGATATCCACGTTAGCGAGATCCACCGTGGATATAATCTCTACAATTATACTAAAAAAttttatacatatattatatCATGTTTCTACATTACcaataccatatatatatatatatatatatatatatatatatatatatatatatatatatatatatatatatatatatatatatatatatatattcctccTTCAAACCGACGATAACACGAGAGGAATCCTCCTAGTTATATAAGAAAGAGGTACAACATGatttttatattaaaaaaattactGGTTGAAAGAGgctgatttaggccttgtttagttcatcccaaaaaccaaaattatttcaagattctctatcacatcgaatcttacgacacatgcatgatgcatggagcattaaatatagacgaaaacaaaaactacttgcacagtttgcaagtaaattacgagatgaatcttttgagtctaaatagtttatgattggacaataattaccaaataaaaataaaagtgctaaagTGTCCGGAAAAAaaattgcgaactaaacaagtcctcacGGGATGGGCCTGGGGTGGCGGCTAACTTTTCAGGTCACCCGGAGACGACTTCAGTTTGAGCCACTGGAGTGCAGAATTATTGGTTGGAGAAAATGGGGGTGGGTGGGCGGCAGTGAGACAAGGCGAAAGCCATCAGCTAAGCATGGACAATCTGGCCTTCTCTGTCCGGATAGAGACGTCTTAGTCGCCGCTCCCG from Sorghum bicolor cultivar BTx623 chromosome 3, Sorghum_bicolor_NCBIv3, whole genome shotgun sequence encodes the following:
- the LOC8072375 gene encoding uncharacterized protein LOC8072375 encodes the protein MAASSKASSSASGLKPPAMDDAAGAAAAVSKASKGGRGAFLAHFFLVLSVVTLCAVVYAPRFFVVSGPAAPYGAAAIVAIISSAPRPSSSTSRTPSSSAAPAPPLGGPLEHGAGRGGAAAADQEHGGGALHHQQQVVLDNQVGSPCSSLPSHTICCDRSDYHSDVCFMSGDVRTDAASLSLLLFPPPQGQGASSTAVTEERIRPYTRKWDAYITKTIHEVRLRRVVRTEAEAAAGAAHRCDVRHDAPVFVVTAGGYSHNMFHVFNDGFLPLWLTAQHLRRRVVLAVLSYSPRWAGTYGEILSGLSRYRVIDLLRDTQTHCFPGAVVGTRYHDYLAVNSTRLRDNRTIVDFHDFLAGVYDDGGGGGGSSSTTEETTPAPRDRRPRLGIVSRKGRRVIENQAAVAALAASVGFDVDVMETATGVPLSAVYASVSSYDALVGVHGADLTAFLFLRPGGGGAALVQIAPLGIAMLSRNLFGVPAARMGLRYEQYDVSARESSLSRRYPAGHVVVADPARARREQGKQEWELVEHVYLRGQNVSLDLGRFRETLARIHSRLLKERQQRHVSAPDASPQI